A genomic window from Candidatus Cloacimonadota bacterium includes:
- a CDS encoding 4Fe-4S dicluster domain-containing protein, giving the protein MRIKILSVLIILILCSLIFSVAKGIIVVEYKSCVGCTDCRNVCPVNAIEIIDGRAVIDQEKCINCEICIKSCTYDAIRKF; this is encoded by the coding sequence TTGAGAATAAAGATACTTTCAGTTTTAATAATTTTAATTTTATGCTCTCTGATTTTCAGTGTTGCCAAAGGGATAATCGTTGTTGAATATAAATCCTGTGTTGGTTGTACTGATTGTCGGAATGTCTGCCCTGTGAATGCAATTGAGATCATCGATGGGAGAGCAGTTATAGATCAGGAGAAGTGCATCAATTGTGAAATTTGTATAAAATCCTGCACTTATGATGCGATCAGGAAATTCTGA
- a CDS encoding 4Fe-4S dicluster domain-containing protein → MKKLIKIVIPIFLFFLIIWGCEKAVNFQYNVDSSSCNSCSRCIQVCPVDAVEIGLNGKAVIDQTKCNQCGQCITVCPKNAIY, encoded by the coding sequence ATGAAAAAATTGATCAAAATCGTAATTCCGATCTTTCTCTTTTTCCTGATAATTTGGGGATGTGAGAAAGCTGTTAATTTCCAATATAATGTCGATTCATCTTCCTGCAATTCGTGTTCACGCTGTATCCAGGTTTGTCCGGTCGATGCCGTTGAAATCGGTTTGAATGGAAAAGCAGTGATCGATCAGACGAAGTGTAATCAATGTGGACAGTGTATAACTGTTTGTCCTAAAAATGCGATATATTAA
- a CDS encoding sulfite exporter TauE/SafE family protein: MLQTLLEGLVLGFSTGTICLVTCTPIYLPYLLTEERKLVKSLLAVGEISLGRFFSYLAFGALAGFAGAKISSINRELFTSIAYILLSIYLILSAVRTRQKSKKCHIPKFTRFTKRVFILGILTGINFCPSFLIALSKAIDLGGALSGMLLFLGFFFGTTAFLIPLAFVGLLSKIKEMKIIAQMASVLIAAWFIFTGIKGIVHWNEHNAPIPDDARIVDVFHPDRKIIVISNLQNDEYFRNLKDSIAVHHRNEVSYFLVREDNFDFLTSADSSTIIIDISLLEKESLHPVLKERDYFAVEENYSIPKVVNFLRTYTFRTAEFVHWEFREEK; the protein is encoded by the coding sequence ATCTTACAAACATTGTTAGAAGGTTTAGTTTTAGGATTTTCCACAGGAACGATCTGCCTGGTAACCTGCACTCCGATCTATTTACCCTATTTATTGACCGAAGAAAGAAAATTGGTTAAAAGTCTTCTGGCAGTTGGTGAGATTTCTCTCGGAAGATTCTTCTCATATCTTGCTTTTGGAGCGTTAGCCGGATTTGCCGGAGCAAAGATATCATCAATAAATCGGGAATTATTCACTTCCATCGCCTATATTTTACTTTCGATTTACCTGATCTTATCTGCTGTCAGAACACGGCAGAAATCTAAAAAATGTCATATTCCGAAATTTACGAGATTTACGAAAAGAGTGTTTATTTTGGGAATCCTGACGGGAATTAATTTCTGTCCTTCATTTTTGATCGCTCTTTCCAAAGCTATCGATCTTGGTGGAGCATTAAGCGGTATGCTGCTCTTCCTCGGTTTCTTCTTCGGAACAACTGCTTTCCTGATCCCGCTTGCTTTTGTGGGACTTCTTTCCAAAATAAAAGAAATGAAGATCATCGCTCAAATGGCTTCAGTTTTAATCGCAGCCTGGTTCATTTTTACCGGAATTAAAGGAATTGTACATTGGAACGAGCACAATGCTCCCATCCCTGATGATGCACGCATCGTCGATGTTTTTCATCCTGACCGGAAAATAATAGTCATTTCCAATCTGCAGAATGATGAATATTTCAGGAATTTGAAAGATTCGATAGCTGTTCACCATCGCAATGAAGTATCATATTTTTTAGTGCGGGAAGACAATTTTGATTTCCTTACATCTGCTGATAGTTCAACCATCATCATTGATATTTCGCTTCTGGAAAAAGAATCTCTCCACCCAGTTTTAAAAGAACGGGATTATTTTGCCGTGGAAGAAAATTATTCCATTCCCAAAGTTGTAAACTTCCTGCGAACTTATACTTTCCGAACTGCCGAATTTGTGCATTGGGAGTTCAGGGAAGAAAAATAG